AGAGCTTTCAGTCTAATGGTAGGCATCATACAACAAGTGAGAGCTACAAACAATAGGAAGAATAGACAGATGAAGACTATAAAAATCAGATCATACATTTACGCACATATTGTATTCCTAATCACCTCCATCTCAATCAACTAAAATGCTCTTCCAGGCAAAGTGCCCCCTTTGGACAGTCATCTTTTCCCCAGCCTTCCTTGCTATCCAGCGACTTCCTGTCCTTACTTCACATGTCAATCCCAGGCATATCCTCTTCCTGCGACAATTGCCCTTTCCTCAGCAATGCTGCATTAGTCCCGCTCTCAAAAGCTTCCAGGGTTGTTCCTATCCCCTGCCCCTTTGCCAAGTTATCCAAGCAGACAGCTGGTATTGTCTGATGGTCTTGTGTGATGGAATTAAACCATATTAGCAAGGCTTTTGCTCCACGAGGTGCCGGGATGTCGTTTGGGTTTGGTGATTTACCCCTTTTAAatacgtgtgtgtctgtgtcctcAGTActgacagttttcagacacacaactttttttctgcaacacatttgtttaaataacttaatcgtagctggacggctgatgaaatttttgggtgtaagaaCTACAAAAATACCGGTAATAatgcgctgtaaaacttaaacaaaaattcagttttctttaaatttcagttgtgttgatgtactccccagacttctctcgagtactcctgagggtactcataccactgattgagaaacactggactatacTACCATGGGTCATTGACCTAAGTTACTCAACTTCGGTtacactattcatgtagctgaagtgaatgtacttaggtctgcttaccaTGGTATATTCACCATGGTAAGTTGACAGCTGACACTTTTCCATCGACTCTGTTTATTCTTCTAgttttggtggagtaccagagacAGTAGGGGAGTGCTCAGCGGTCGATTTATTATGTCTGTACTACATGCTGTAAATAGACCCCTGCTGGATCAATCGCTGCCAAGGATccagcctgtagtgaagacatgccctcagtAATAATCCCTCAATAGAACAGTTGGCAATTAGAAGGTCTCAGTACAAGATTGGGAATGAGGAACTCCTGagttctattcctgactctgaTGTTGATTCTTCTAAACCCTGGTTGAATCATTTAACATCACTCTCTCAGTTCCCCATCTTTTAAGGTGGGGATAAAATCTGCACCTGATGGATTTTATggaaattaatatttgtaaataatTATCTGTGTataaagtgtttaaaaaaatgcaaagtatttAGTCACAGCCTGAGGCCAAAGACTACAGAGAGAGACAAGGCAGAGAGCCAGCCTagaatttttaaactaaaatcTCATTCCTCTGCCTTCACGTAATTAAAATACCACAAGTGCTTACATTTTATTGTAGTAGTGTTGAGCAATGTCAGAATAGTCCTGACTTCAGAAcagttaaaatttatttttaaccaGATAATTCCAGATGGTGCTGCTAGATCCCTCCCTCAGTTGGCCCCTACAGTATTAAAATGTTTACATATAGTTCCGGTTACATCTGTCTCTTCTTTCTTCTTGCAGTGCTTTGGGCTTGTTGTACTTTGTCCGGCGAGGAAAGCAGTGTTTGGATTTCACAGTTACgattcattttttccatctgcTGAGTTGCTGGATTTATAATGCACATTTTCCCACAGCTCTAACATGGTGGCTAGTACATATAGTGTGCACTGCACTCATGGCTGTGATTGGGGAATATCTCTGTATGAGAACAGAACTCAAAGAAATCCCATTGAATTCAGCCCCCAAATCCAGTGTATAAACTTGTTCTGAGGATGTGTTGTATCTGGTCATCGTTTCCAGGACCTTGGCAGTGGCACGAGACAGTGCAGAAAACTTCCATTAAAGAAGCACAGCTGGTCTGTTTAGACTTTTTTTAGATTTTGGAGGCTGCATGAGTGTGAAGATCTTTGTGGTTGGCATAAGAAAATGAACAAAGCAGATTTATTTTAATAACACAAGGCATTTAACGTGACTATTACATGTGAGTGTTTTCACTCTTCATTCAAGTGATATGGTccaggaaaaaatcagacaaCAAAACCTAGAGCATGAGAATCAACTGGAATTTAACAAGGTGCAAAGTCCTTGGATGGTGGAGCTGGAATGATCAAACTGTCTGGGAGAAATGCATAGTGTTTGACTAGGAGCTGCTGCTTACCTCCTCTAacacattttttccttttgttgtttttttgttttaaaatcaagGTGCTAAACTGATGTAGGATTAAAAATAATTGTCTGAGTCACCAGTTGTGAACCTACAAAGGCCTGTAAGTTCATACAGGTTCAGTTAATGTTGCTGTGTTTAGTTCCTAGTGTAGATGTAAGGCAACATACATTGGTGGATTGAAGAAACTCTTTTTTAACAAAGTGGTAAAAATGGTATTGAGTTGCCTTCCTGGTGAGCTGAACATTTTGAGCTTCACAGTGAATGTCCACATAATAGCAGTGGTGTAAGGTCTGGCCAGAAAGGAACATCAGTGATCGCATTCTAAGGTTTGTTAAACACCGCAAGCCAGAAAATCAGAAGCCAGTTAAAATTAACCATCTTATTCTCATCCTGCATGGAGGGTTGGCCATAACATTCACCAAATGTTGAATTGTAGGTTGGAGTTGGTTGAGGGAAGCTTTCTGCTGCTGTATGTTACAAGTA
The genomic region above belongs to Pelodiscus sinensis isolate JC-2024 chromosome 18, ASM4963464v1, whole genome shotgun sequence and contains:
- the SYS1 gene encoding protein SYS1 homolog, with the translated sequence MAGQFRSYVWDPVLILTQIVLMQAVYYSSLGLWLALVDSLVQNSPSLDQIFNDEILGFSTPPGRLSMMAFILNALTCALGLLYFVRRGKQCLDFTVTIHFFHLLSCWIYNAHFPTALTWWLVHIVCTALMAVIGEYLCMRTELKEIPLNSAPKSSV